AACTCTTCTACTACTTTACCTTCTATTTTATAAATACCTTTACCTCTAAACGGGTATTGTGAAGCCACATTGGGGAAATGCACCGTATCGATAAACTCCCCTCCCTTATCTAAAAAAGTTCCGAAATACATACGTTTATTTCCTTTTGCACTGGTATATTTCACATGAACCAGGTATCCGTAAATGCAAATATTTTTTCCTATATGATTCTTCAGATCTTTGGCAGATAAACTTCCAACAGGCTTTTCTTTGAGTAAGTCAAAAGGGTTCGACAATGGAAATCCCAGTAACTCAATTTCATCGAATGCATCCTCATGTTTACTGTGATGTAATTCAGGTAGTTTAAATTCAGGTTCAGGCGTATCGAACAGTTCGTTAATTCTTTTCTCCGATTTCGATGAGTTAATGAGCAGATGCATTTCCCAAAATAATTCTTTTTTCGATTTATTGGTAAACCTGAATGCTCCTACCTGCACCAATAACTGTAATTGTTCTTTCGATACAGAAATACGTTTTACAAAATCGTGAATAGTTAGATACTTCCCATTTCCGGCTCTTTCACTTAATATTTCGTCAACGAGTTTGCTCTCCAGATTCTTAACATGGATAAACCCCAAATGGACTACATTCCCTTTTATTGAAGTAACTTTTTTACTGTTGTTTACACAGGGAGCCTTAATTTCGGCTCCGGTCATTCTAAGTTCATGAACATATGTTTCCGTGCGGTAAAACCCTCCAAAATTATTTATCACTGCCACCATGAATTCCTTTGGAAAATATGTTTTCAAGAACAGACTCTGATAACTCTCTACTGCATATGATGCAGAGTGACCTTTAGAAAACGAATAACCGGCAAAACTCTCAATCTGATGCCAAATTTCGCTTGCCAATTCATAAGGATGTCCTTTTGCCTGACAGTTTACAAAATACTGCTCCCTGACTTTTTGAAACTCTTCTTTCGACCTGTATTTACCCGACATACCTCTTCGCAAAACATCTGCTTCGGCCAAACCTAAACCTGCAAAATGATGTGCAACCTTAATTACATCTTCCTGATACACCATCACTCCATAGGTTTCAGGCATAATATCGTACATTATCCTGTTAACCGTTTTTCGCCTTTCGGGATAACGATAACGTAAAATATATTCACGCATCATCCCCGATTTTGCCACTCCCGGACGAATAATAGAGCTTGCTGCTACGAGTCCCAGATAGTTATCTACCTGTAATTTCGACAACAACATACGCATAGCAGGCGATTCCACATAAAAGCAACCTAATGTTTTGGCATTTTTAAGCTGATTTTTTATTCTCTCATCTCTTTTCAGACCGTCGATATTATGTATATCAAACTCATCTGCTTCAGGAACATTTTCCCTGATTATCTCAATGGCATCCTTTATATGCCCCAATCCCCGCTGACTGAGAATATCAAACTTATACAATCCAACATCCTCGGCAACTACCATATCAAACTGGACCGTTGGCCAACCTTTGGGAGGTAAATTCACGGCAGAATAAGATGATATTTTTTCCTCCGATATAAGTATACCACCCGCATGAATCCCCAGATAATTAGGGAAGCCCTCAATATAATTAGCGTATTTCATTACTAATTCTACAAGATGATCGTCGGAACCGGCTTTGGGAACCCTCCCCGCTTCTCCTTCAACTTTACCATAGTAAGTCCGCGGAACTTTCTTTGTCAGTTCTTCTATTTGCTCACCCGGCAAGCCAAAAACCTTTGCCAGTTCTCTTATTGTAGACCTGACCTGAAAAGTAGTGTAAGTAGCCAACAAGGCAGTGTGATTCGCCCCATGTTTTTCAAAAATATATCTGGTAATATCTTCACGGTCTTTCCACGAAAAATCCAGATCGAAATCAGGTGGATTTTCACGGTAAAGATTTATGAAACGCTCGAAATACAGATCCAGCTCTATAGGATCTACATCGGTTATCCTCAACAAATACGCAATCAAACTATTTGCCCCGCTACCGCGACCTACATAAAAATAACCCCGGCTCCGGGCATAACGTACAATATCCCAGTTTATAAGAAAATACGATATAAACTCTTTTTTGCTAATAACC
This region of Bacteroidota bacterium genomic DNA includes:
- the dnaE gene encoding DNA polymerase III subunit alpha gives rise to the protein MYLNNHSYYSFRYGTMSVKNILEQTVKFGYSRMVLTDINNTSACLSFVDEAKKNGIKPILGIDFRNGIEQKFIGVAKNNEGFRELNEYLSNHLVNSLKIEDKAPEFQDSWVIYPWEGQDVELLRANEFIGIKPNQVSKLKFSGLKKHLDKLVILKSSTFRNKRDFNIHRLLRAIDNNILLSKLPKTEQADEGDKLDTEENIKKIFSEFPEIIENTEFILENSSIDFEFGYDVPPKNKKTFTGSADKDLELINELIEEGVKYRFGAYNEKLKSRIKTELSVISKKEFISYFLINWDIVRYARSRGYFYVGRGSGANSLIAYLLRITDVDPIELDLYFERFINLYRENPPDFDLDFSWKDREDITRYIFEKHGANHTALLATYTTFQVRSTIRELAKVFGLPGEQIEELTKKVPRTYYGKVEGEAGRVPKAGSDDHLVELVMKYANYIEGFPNYLGIHAGGILISEEKISSYSAVNLPPKGWPTVQFDMVVAEDVGLYKFDILSQRGLGHIKDAIEIIRENVPEADEFDIHNIDGLKRDERIKNQLKNAKTLGCFYVESPAMRMLLSKLQVDNYLGLVAASSIIRPGVAKSGMMREYILRYRYPERRKTVNRIMYDIMPETYGVMVYQEDVIKVAHHFAGLGLAEADVLRRGMSGKYRSKEEFQKVREQYFVNCQAKGHPYELASEIWHQIESFAGYSFSKGHSASYAVESYQSLFLKTYFPKEFMVAVINNFGGFYRTETYVHELRMTGAEIKAPCVNNSKKVTSIKGNVVHLGFIHVKNLESKLVDEILSERAGNGKYLTIHDFVKRISVSKEQLQLLVQVGAFRFTNKSKKELFWEMHLLINSSKSEKRINELFDTPEPEFKLPELHHSKHEDAFDEIELLGFPLSNPFDLLKEKPVGSLSAKDLKNHIGKNICIYGYLVHVKYTSAKGNKRMYFGTFLDKGGEFIDTVHFPNVASQYPFRGKGIYKIEGKVVEEFDFISIEVSTMQYQSIVSDPRYSD